One window of the Haloarcula halobia genome contains the following:
- a CDS encoding type II secretion system F family protein, which produces MALNPLGLTPLALLVVLLSIVGLGFVSEHWDRRLTRFSRRLFGRYVGASPERKRVLESAYIGETYRGYAARTYLFTAIAAVCGALGGAYLVGLVLLAIPTIVDLLLGLPNTMVNALGIRGFELVLAPTRTLAILAAGGVFTGAGAAGLTYILRWELPKNTAAVRRRNIEEGMPRNIAFMYALARGGMSFPDIVRVLGRNQDIYGDMSREISIAVREMDLFGRDAISSLQHVSHRTPSEKMKTFTENLSSVLQSGQSLESFLHDQYERHQEDAAQRQADIIESLATVAEAYVTIFVAGVLFLITILLVFGLTTTDTLPFLQLLAYLAIPLANAGFIVYLSSKMEALGISDSGTTDVLDRLETTTFGKPAARPEGGVTDGGQVGTATDNWARLRLYDRVRRVKRILRSPVETLVWNPTQILYVAVPVAVLAFALRAPAAFQTSLVNVRLLDDLLVQSTLLVLGSFAVVRFVYVRRVARIEQVTPELLERLASLNEAGMTVVESIRRVRGNDVGVLTSEVKRIWADIRMGANVDDALIRFGRRIKTTAIIRVVTLLIHSMRASGELGPVLRIAATQARSELQLRRRRRQQMLTYLVVIYISFVVFLVIIVAVQEVLVPALPSNVPTPTGSANRLGVGVDQFARFGRVDKAAYTLVFFHTALIQAVLTGFIGGQLGEGTLKDGAKHAAVLLGVAYVAFLLLSSPVASVTVADQPVDGGELTVGSASLSDGGFVVVHERDADGPVVGTSGYLQAGTHQNLRISLDRSVSSGTPLVLVVHQDTNGNQALDYDFEGAGGPDQPYAATGNEEFVTVELTVE; this is translated from the coding sequence ATGGCCCTGAACCCGCTCGGCCTGACACCGCTCGCGCTGCTGGTCGTCCTCCTCTCGATCGTCGGCCTCGGTTTCGTCAGCGAGCACTGGGACCGCCGCCTGACGCGGTTCTCGCGGCGCCTCTTCGGCCGGTACGTGGGGGCCTCACCCGAGCGCAAGCGGGTCCTGGAGTCCGCGTACATCGGAGAGACCTACCGCGGATACGCGGCTCGCACCTACCTGTTTACAGCCATCGCGGCGGTGTGCGGGGCACTCGGTGGGGCCTACCTCGTGGGCTTGGTCTTGCTCGCGATCCCGACCATCGTCGACCTGCTGCTGGGCCTGCCGAACACGATGGTCAACGCGCTTGGCATCCGTGGCTTCGAACTGGTGTTGGCCCCGACGCGGACGCTCGCCATCCTCGCCGCCGGCGGCGTCTTCACCGGCGCTGGGGCGGCTGGGCTGACCTACATACTGCGCTGGGAGCTCCCGAAGAACACCGCGGCGGTCCGCCGGCGCAACATCGAGGAGGGGATGCCACGGAACATCGCCTTCATGTACGCACTGGCCCGGGGCGGCATGTCGTTCCCCGACATCGTCCGAGTGCTCGGTCGCAACCAGGACATCTACGGCGACATGTCCCGCGAGATATCCATCGCCGTCCGCGAGATGGACCTCTTTGGCCGGGACGCCATCTCCTCGCTCCAGCACGTCTCACACCGCACGCCCAGCGAGAAGATGAAGACGTTCACCGAGAACCTCTCCAGCGTCCTCCAGAGCGGGCAGTCCCTCGAGTCGTTTCTCCACGACCAGTACGAGCGCCACCAGGAGGACGCGGCCCAGCGACAGGCGGACATCATCGAGAGCCTCGCCACCGTCGCGGAGGCCTACGTCACGATCTTCGTCGCCGGGGTGCTCTTTCTCATCACGATCCTCCTCGTGTTCGGCCTGACGACGACCGACACGCTCCCCTTTCTCCAGTTGCTCGCGTATCTGGCCATCCCGCTCGCGAACGCCGGCTTCATAGTCTACCTCTCGTCGAAGATGGAAGCGCTCGGCATCAGCGACAGCGGCACGACAGACGTACTGGACCGCCTGGAGACGACGACGTTCGGCAAGCCGGCGGCACGGCCCGAGGGCGGCGTCACCGACGGTGGCCAGGTCGGTACGGCCACCGACAACTGGGCCCGCCTGCGCCTGTACGACCGGGTCCGGCGGGTGAAGCGGATACTCCGCTCGCCGGTCGAGACGCTCGTCTGGAACCCGACGCAGATACTCTACGTCGCCGTCCCCGTCGCAGTGCTGGCGTTCGCCCTGCGCGCCCCGGCGGCCTTCCAGACCTCGCTGGTCAACGTGCGACTGCTCGACGACCTGCTCGTCCAGTCGACGCTGCTTGTGCTGGGTTCTTTTGCCGTCGTCAGGTTCGTCTACGTCCGTCGGGTCGCCCGCATCGAGCAGGTGACGCCGGAACTGTTAGAGCGCCTGGCGAGCCTCAACGAGGCGGGCATGACCGTCGTCGAGAGCATCCGCCGCGTCCGGGGCAACGACGTCGGCGTCCTCACGTCCGAAGTGAAACGCATCTGGGCGGACATCCGGATGGGCGCAAACGTCGACGACGCGCTAATCCGGTTCGGGCGCCGCATCAAGACGACGGCGATCATCCGGGTCGTGACGCTCCTGATACATTCGATGCGGGCCTCCGGGGAGTTGGGGCCGGTCCTCCGTATCGCCGCGACCCAGGCACGCTCGGAACTGCAGCTGCGGAGGCGCCGCCGGCAGCAGATGCTGACCTACCTCGTCGTCATCTACATCTCCTTCGTCGTCTTCCTGGTCATCATCGTCGCCGTCCAGGAGGTGCTCGTGCCGGCGCTCCCGTCAAACGTCCCGACGCCGACGGGGTCGGCCAACCGCCTGGGCGTCGGCGTCGACCAGTTCGCCCGCTTCGGACGGGTCGACAAGGCGGCCTACACGCTGGTCTTCTTCCACACGGCGCTCATCCAGGCCGTCCTGACCGGGTTCATCGGCGGCCAGCTCGGCGAGGGGACGCTCAAAGACGGTGCAAAACATGCCGCCGTCCTGCTGGGGGTGGCCTACGTCGCCTTCCTGCTCCTGTCCTCGCCGGTGGCCTCGGTGACCGTCGCCGACCAGCCCGTCGACGGGGGCGAACTGACCGTCGGGTCAGCGTCGCTCTCTGACGGCGGGTTCGTCGTGGTCCACGAGCGAGACGCCGATGGCCCGGTCGTCGGTACCTCCGGCTACCTCCAGGCGGGGACCCACCAGAACCTCCGGATATCGCTCGACAGGTCGGTGAGCTCGGGCACGCCGCTGGTCCTGGTGGTCCACCAGGACACCAACGGGAACCAGGCCCTGGACTACGACTTCGAGGGCGCGGGTGGTCCAGACCAGCCCTACGCCGCGACCGGCAACGAGGAGTTCGTGACAGTCGAACTGACGGTCGAGTGA
- a CDS encoding MBL fold metallo-hydrolase: MTVRHDNVTAEWLGYATLRLEADDTVVYFDPGRYGVLTGEWEPDDPNAGHPEPQDYDARDGDVVCVTHIHHYDPDGIRRVAGPDATVVAFEGIDVHQSDRDLERLADLDYEVREVSMEDELLVDGTPIWTVPAYNHEDGPNVKPDGSPIHPKGIGCGFLVSLEGTRVFWTGDSDVLDGHDELDVSLFVPSIASSFTMDRHGAADLAEAMDPDLVLPMHYNTFDSLAADDEAFAADVASRGVPVVLDR, encoded by the coding sequence ATGACAGTCAGACACGACAACGTCACCGCCGAGTGGCTCGGGTACGCGACGCTCAGACTCGAGGCCGACGACACCGTCGTCTACTTCGACCCGGGCCGATACGGCGTCCTCACAGGCGAGTGGGAACCTGACGACCCCAACGCGGGCCACCCGGAACCTCAGGACTACGACGCCCGCGACGGCGACGTCGTCTGTGTCACGCACATCCACCACTACGACCCGGACGGCATCCGCCGCGTCGCAGGGCCCGACGCCACGGTCGTCGCCTTCGAGGGCATCGACGTCCACCAGTCCGACCGCGACCTCGAACGGCTCGCCGACCTGGACTACGAGGTCCGCGAGGTGTCGATGGAGGACGAACTGCTCGTCGACGGCACGCCCATCTGGACGGTCCCGGCCTACAATCACGAGGACGGCCCGAACGTCAAGCCCGACGGGTCGCCCATCCACCCGAAGGGCATCGGCTGTGGGTTCCTGGTCTCCCTCGAGGGTACGCGCGTGTTCTGGACGGGCGACTCGGACGTCCTCGACGGGCACGACGAACTCGACGTGTCGCTGTTCGTCCCCTCCATCGCGTCCAGCTTCACGATGGACCGCCACGGGGCCGCCGACCTGGCCGAGGCGATGGATCCGGACCTCGTCCTCCCGATGCACTACAACACGTTCGACTCGCTGGCGGCCGACGACGAGGCCTTCGCGGCCGACGTCGCCAGTCGGGGCGTGCCGGTCGTCCTCGACCGGTAG
- a CDS encoding DNA topoisomerase IV subunit A: MSSDSDIPQQSETARERLIDLAAEFYDQFAGGEVPSMRIPTRTKSNIEYDEEKKVWVYGDRHSTRSAKSVSGAQKLLKAIYTIDFLSTQLEEDRSSTLRELYYLSESWDMEDAQFNDQDESNQLVEDLEIVSEVTREDFHMRPEESGATIMGPLKLREQTRRGEREIHCQKDVGEGGYQIPNNPDTIEFLENDADFVLCVETGGMRDRLVENGFDEEYNVIVVHLKGQPARATRRITKRLHDELDLPVTVFTDGDPWSYRIYGSVAYGSIKSAHLSEYLATPEAEFIGIRPADIVEYELPTDPLSDSDVNALESELEDPRFQTEFWTEQIELQLDIGKKAEQQALASRGLDFVTDTYLPERLTDMGVL; this comes from the coding sequence ATGAGCTCAGATTCAGACATCCCACAGCAATCGGAGACGGCCCGCGAGCGACTCATCGACCTCGCGGCGGAGTTCTACGACCAGTTCGCCGGCGGCGAGGTGCCGTCGATGCGCATCCCCACGCGGACGAAGTCCAACATCGAGTACGACGAGGAAAAGAAGGTCTGGGTCTACGGCGACCGCCACTCCACCCGGTCGGCCAAGTCCGTCTCCGGGGCCCAGAAGCTCCTGAAGGCCATCTACACCATCGACTTCCTCTCGACGCAACTCGAGGAGGACCGCTCGTCGACCCTGCGTGAACTGTACTACCTCTCCGAATCCTGGGACATGGAGGACGCGCAGTTCAACGACCAGGACGAGTCCAACCAGCTCGTCGAGGACCTGGAGATCGTCTCGGAGGTCACCCGCGAGGACTTCCACATGCGGCCGGAGGAGTCCGGCGCGACCATCATGGGCCCGCTGAAGCTGCGCGAGCAGACCCGGCGAGGCGAGCGCGAGATTCACTGTCAGAAAGACGTCGGCGAGGGCGGCTACCAGATTCCCAACAACCCCGACACCATCGAGTTCCTGGAGAACGACGCCGACTTCGTGCTCTGTGTCGAGACCGGTGGCATGCGCGACCGGCTGGTCGAGAACGGCTTCGACGAGGAGTACAACGTCATCGTCGTCCACCTCAAGGGCCAGCCGGCCCGGGCCACCCGCCGCATCACCAAGCGCCTCCACGACGAACTCGACCTCCCGGTCACCGTGTTCACCGACGGCGACCCGTGGTCGTACCGCATCTACGGCTCTGTCGCCTACGGCTCTATCAAGTCGGCCCACCTCTCGGAGTACCTCGCCACCCCCGAGGCGGAGTTCATCGGCATCCGGCCGGCCGACATCGTCGAGTACGAACTTCCGACGGACCCGCTGTCGGACTCGGACGTCAACGCCCTCGAGTCCGAGCTCGAGGACCCCCGGTTCCAGACTGAGTTCTGGACGGAGCAGATCGAACTCCAGCTCGACATCGGGAAGAAGGCCGAACAGCAGGCGCTCGCCTCCCGCGGCCTCGACTTCGTGACCGACACGTACCTGCCCGAGCGACTGACCGATATGGGCGTCCTCTGA
- a CDS encoding class I SAM-dependent methyltransferase, translated as MDWDERFRSGSYPRHPDPHPVLEQYLPTFPEGRALDIATGTGRNAIPLAEAGYDVDAIDQSRAGLRIARENATEAAVADRIEWIQADVPRYGFPESTYDVVTVSFYRVVDRFPDVVEALADGGCLFVQHHLRTTDDADVGPSTDRYRFAANELLRTGLGLTVLHYDERTSTRPEGGRSATAQLVARKSSGGRQSYPDIAR; from the coding sequence ATGGACTGGGACGAACGGTTCCGGAGCGGGTCGTACCCGCGACATCCCGACCCGCATCCGGTGCTCGAACAGTACCTGCCGACCTTTCCCGAGGGGCGGGCGCTCGATATCGCGACGGGGACCGGTCGCAACGCGATCCCGCTGGCCGAGGCAGGCTACGACGTCGACGCAATCGACCAGTCACGCGCCGGCCTCCGGATCGCACGGGAGAACGCGACGGAGGCAGCCGTCGCGGACCGAATCGAGTGGATCCAGGCCGACGTTCCTAGGTACGGGTTCCCCGAGTCGACGTACGACGTGGTCACCGTCAGCTTCTACCGCGTCGTCGACCGGTTCCCCGACGTCGTGGAGGCCCTCGCAGACGGCGGGTGTCTCTTCGTCCAGCACCACCTCCGGACGACGGACGACGCCGACGTCGGACCGTCGACGGACCGCTACCGGTTCGCCGCGAACGAACTGCTACGGACCGGCCTGGGGTTGACCGTCCTGCACTACGACGAGCGGACGAGCACCAGGCCAGAGGGCGGCCGGTCCGCGACGGCACAGCTGGTCGCACGCAAGTCCAGCGGCGGTCGCCAGTCGTATCCCGATATCGCCCGGTAG
- a CDS encoding TIGR04206 family protein, whose product MAWVKSEYAGEMAVLSTWLVALAPWSVSVFQVSDLTVVALRFLPFRLQFIFGATIENERPFLWAWEVARFQTSPELTLAGTLGFAALVLFALPLTLSVYYYFEEERVGDLLPLDPVRLFGGLLGLVALATVAATALFVRFFPGVTLPVGAALSALFAYLLLTIDRT is encoded by the coding sequence ATGGCCTGGGTCAAATCCGAGTACGCCGGCGAGATGGCCGTCCTCTCGACGTGGCTGGTCGCGCTGGCGCCGTGGTCCGTCTCCGTCTTCCAGGTGTCGGACCTCACCGTCGTCGCCCTGCGCTTTCTCCCCTTCCGACTGCAGTTCATCTTCGGGGCGACCATCGAGAACGAGCGGCCCTTCCTGTGGGCCTGGGAAGTGGCGCGGTTCCAGACGTCGCCCGAACTCACGCTCGCCGGGACGCTCGGGTTCGCCGCGCTGGTCCTGTTTGCTCTGCCGTTGACGCTGAGCGTCTACTACTACTTCGAGGAGGAACGGGTCGGCGACCTGCTCCCGCTGGACCCGGTGCGCCTGTTCGGCGGTCTGCTGGGTCTGGTGGCGCTCGCGACGGTGGCGGCCACGGCGCTTTTCGTCCGGTTCTTCCCCGGCGTCACCCTCCCGGTCGGTGCTGCGCTCTCCGCCCTGTTTGCCTATCTCCTGTTGACGATAGACCGCACCTGA
- the ligA gene encoding ATP-dependent DNA ligase LigA has protein sequence MEFAAFADAAAAIGAESTDTAVVAAVTDLLADADDDLAHLARFVQGRVFPAHDSRTLDIGPQLCYEAIARAAGQNVSAGDVEDRLAEVGEIGAVAAEYDFGGQQGLAAFGAGGREQLTVAEVTSELVDLAAVDGDGSQSTKVEMLFGLFNRCSPTEARYLARLVLSEMRIGVGTGTVRDAVAAAFDVPVAAVERALQVSNDYGYVATVARDEGVDGLDDIDLEVGRPVQAMLAQAGTVTGALEDWETVAVEWKYDGARVQVHFDGESARLFSRNMEEVTDPLPEVVETVESTLSVPAILDGEVVAVDDGGDPLPFQEVLRRFRRKHDIAATRADVAVRLHAFDCLHADGEDLLDVPLRERHARLQSLFPDGSEAVSTLALRSEADAIGDIEREALAAGQEGIMLKDPRAAYTPGKRGKRWRKRKPDVETVDCVVTGAEWGEGRRANVFGTFELSVRTDDGFGTVGNVATGITDEQLEALTDRLEPLTTAASGQQVRLDPTVVFEVGYEEIQSSSNYDSGYALRFPRFVAVREDKAPGEADSLERLEGLAGEQ, from the coding sequence ATGGAGTTCGCCGCCTTCGCCGATGCCGCCGCCGCCATCGGGGCCGAGAGCACAGACACCGCCGTCGTCGCGGCGGTGACCGACCTGCTGGCCGACGCCGACGACGACCTGGCCCACCTCGCGCGCTTCGTCCAGGGCCGGGTGTTCCCGGCCCACGACTCCCGCACGCTCGACATCGGGCCACAGCTCTGCTACGAGGCCATCGCCCGCGCGGCCGGACAGAACGTCTCCGCCGGAGACGTCGAGGACCGCCTGGCCGAGGTCGGCGAGATCGGGGCCGTGGCCGCCGAGTACGACTTCGGCGGGCAGCAGGGTCTCGCGGCGTTCGGGGCCGGTGGGCGCGAACAGCTGACCGTGGCCGAGGTGACCAGCGAACTCGTGGACCTGGCGGCCGTCGACGGCGACGGGAGCCAGTCGACGAAAGTCGAGATGCTCTTTGGCCTGTTCAACCGCTGTTCGCCGACGGAGGCCCGGTACCTGGCGCGACTCGTCCTCTCGGAGATGCGCATCGGCGTCGGGACGGGCACCGTCCGTGACGCCGTGGCCGCGGCGTTCGACGTCCCCGTCGCGGCCGTCGAGCGGGCACTCCAGGTTTCGAACGACTACGGGTACGTGGCGACAGTGGCCCGCGACGAGGGCGTCGACGGCCTCGACGACATCGACCTCGAGGTCGGCCGGCCGGTCCAGGCGATGCTCGCACAGGCCGGGACCGTCACCGGCGCGCTCGAGGACTGGGAGACGGTCGCCGTCGAGTGGAAGTACGACGGCGCCCGGGTCCAGGTCCACTTCGACGGCGAGTCCGCCCGCCTGTTCTCGCGCAACATGGAGGAGGTGACCGACCCCCTCCCGGAGGTGGTCGAGACCGTCGAGTCGACGCTCTCGGTGCCGGCGATTCTCGACGGTGAGGTGGTCGCCGTCGACGACGGCGGCGACCCGTTGCCCTTCCAGGAGGTGTTGCGGCGATTCCGCCGCAAGCACGACATCGCCGCCACGCGGGCGGACGTCGCCGTCCGCCTGCACGCATTCGACTGTCTCCACGCTGACGGCGAGGACCTGCTCGACGTTCCGCTGCGAGAGCGCCACGCACGCCTGCAGTCGCTGTTCCCGGACGGCAGCGAGGCGGTCTCGACGCTCGCGCTCCGGTCCGAGGCCGACGCTATCGGCGACATCGAACGCGAGGCCCTGGCGGCCGGCCAGGAGGGCATCATGCTCAAGGACCCGCGTGCCGCCTACACACCCGGCAAGCGGGGCAAGCGCTGGCGCAAACGGAAACCCGACGTCGAGACGGTCGATTGCGTCGTCACCGGGGCCGAGTGGGGCGAGGGGCGCCGGGCGAACGTGTTCGGCACCTTCGAACTGTCCGTGCGGACCGACGACGGGTTCGGGACGGTCGGCAACGTCGCGACGGGCATCACCGACGAGCAACTCGAGGCGCTCACCGACCGCCTGGAGCCCCTGACTACGGCGGCGTCCGGTCAGCAGGTCCGGCTGGACCCGACCGTCGTCTTCGAGGTGGGGTACGAGGAGATACAGTCCTCCTCGAACTACGACTCGGGCTACGCGCTCCGGTTCCCCCGGTTCGTCGCCGTGCGGGAGGACAAAGCGCCCGGCGAGGCGGACTCCCTCGAGCGTCTCGAGGGGCTCGCCGGGGAGCAGTGA
- a CDS encoding DUF5793 family protein: MRRDYFTVDVEPDPTDGGTPTIRIDYSGPTGGLRERFSTDTGTLDADEIDVTLRRQPGDEDGVVSLSTRLTGEYILEAGAPTEAILALVGAAEDREDGTYEVRLTDSDGKSLVYEKRTLLVYDHDGSLLRSQSLIPGGVQL, encoded by the coding sequence ATGAGGCGCGACTACTTCACCGTCGACGTAGAGCCAGACCCGACCGACGGGGGGACACCGACGATACGCATCGACTACAGCGGCCCGACGGGGGGATTGCGCGAGCGCTTCAGTACAGACACCGGGACACTCGACGCCGACGAGATAGACGTCACGCTACGTCGCCAGCCGGGCGACGAGGACGGCGTCGTCTCGCTGTCGACGCGGCTGACAGGGGAGTACATCCTCGAGGCCGGCGCACCGACGGAGGCGATACTGGCCCTCGTCGGCGCCGCGGAGGACCGTGAGGACGGAACGTACGAGGTCCGCCTGACCGACAGCGACGGGAAGTCGCTCGTCTACGAGAAGCGGACGCTGCTCGTCTACGACCACGACGGGAGCCTGCTTCGCAGTCAGAGCCTGATCCCCGGCGGCGTCCAGCTGTGA
- a CDS encoding VIT1/CCC1 transporter family protein has translation MQSSGRYLAEVIYGANDSIVTTFAVVSGVAGAALNPAIVLVLGAANLFADGFSMGMSNYLSRRSELEYGESVGPTRRTAHRRTSTAGSPPGGLR, from the coding sequence GTGCAATCGTCCGGCCGGTACCTCGCAGAGGTCATCTACGGCGCCAACGACAGCATCGTCACGACGTTCGCCGTCGTCTCGGGTGTCGCCGGCGCCGCGCTGAACCCCGCCATCGTCCTCGTTCTCGGGGCCGCGAACCTCTTTGCCGACGGGTTCTCGATGGGCATGAGCAACTACCTCAGCCGCCGGTCCGAACTCGAGTACGGGGAGTCGGTGGGGCCGACTCGCCGGACAGCCCACCGGCGGACCTCGACGGCGGGAAGTCCCCCAGGCGGACTGCGCTGA
- a CDS encoding type II/IV secretion system ATPase subunit, with protein sequence MSNPETPDPGDVVKDPIGHIQSWLSRTATMLSGGAIPESNYDPGRHGALVAFDGLAGQEELDRYWLNAPFAFVSINHDPDRDENRYHVVEPSLTDIEAELLDRLYEDIRGPLIYRDSVDRDPETALREELRVRLEEYGVVIEPETFYRLYYYLYRSFLGYGYIDPLMHDPAIEDISCDGAGLPIFVYHDEYTDVETNITYESEELEEFVIQLAQRSGRHVSVSDPVVSTTLPDGSRIELALGQEVTPRGSAFTIRKYADEPFTPIDLLEYGTFSVEMLAYLWLAIESNKSLIFAGGTAAGKTTSMNAVSMFIPPRSKVLTIEDTRELSLYHDNWLSSVTRERLDDSDITMYDLLRSALRHRPEYIVVGEVRGQEAITLFQAMNTGHTTFSTLHADSVQTVINRLENEPINVPRPMVQSLDILCVQVLARSGDERVRRAKTIAEIEGIDQRTGELDYSNTYAWQSTGDEFSRSNSELLDEIRSERGWSQSELLTELQNRRRFLEYLRREGISDYRRFTAMVNKYYADAEQVMKRIDDESL encoded by the coding sequence ATGTCCAATCCCGAGACACCAGATCCAGGTGACGTCGTCAAGGACCCCATCGGCCACATCCAGTCGTGGCTCTCGCGGACGGCGACCATGCTCAGTGGCGGGGCCATCCCCGAGTCGAACTACGACCCGGGCCGTCACGGCGCGCTGGTCGCCTTCGACGGCCTGGCGGGCCAGGAAGAACTCGACCGCTACTGGCTCAACGCACCCTTTGCCTTCGTCTCGATCAACCACGACCCCGACCGTGACGAGAACCGGTACCACGTGGTCGAACCCTCGCTGACCGACATCGAGGCGGAACTGCTGGACCGACTGTACGAGGACATCCGCGGGCCGCTCATCTACCGGGACTCGGTGGACCGCGACCCCGAGACGGCGCTCCGCGAGGAGCTCCGCGTTCGCCTCGAGGAGTACGGCGTGGTCATCGAACCGGAGACCTTCTACCGCCTCTATTACTACCTCTACCGCTCGTTTCTCGGCTATGGCTACATCGACCCCCTGATGCACGACCCGGCCATCGAGGACATCTCCTGTGACGGTGCAGGCCTGCCCATCTTCGTCTACCACGACGAGTACACCGACGTCGAGACGAACATCACCTACGAGTCGGAGGAACTCGAGGAGTTCGTCATCCAGCTGGCCCAGCGCTCCGGCCGGCACGTCTCCGTGTCCGACCCCGTCGTCTCGACGACGCTGCCCGACGGGTCCCGCATCGAACTCGCGCTCGGCCAGGAAGTGACCCCGCGAGGCAGCGCCTTCACCATCCGGAAGTACGCGGACGAACCGTTCACACCCATCGACCTGCTGGAGTACGGCACCTTCTCCGTCGAGATGCTGGCGTACCTCTGGCTGGCGATCGAGTCGAACAAGTCGCTCATCTTCGCCGGCGGGACCGCCGCCGGCAAGACGACGTCGATGAACGCCGTCTCGATGTTCATCCCGCCCCGGTCGAAGGTGCTGACCATCGAGGACACCCGCGAGCTCTCGCTGTACCACGACAACTGGCTCTCGTCGGTGACCCGGGAGCGATTGGACGACTCGGACATCACGATGTACGACCTCCTGCGCTCGGCGCTCAGACACCGCCCGGAGTACATCGTCGTCGGGGAGGTCCGCGGCCAGGAGGCCATCACGCTGTTCCAGGCGATGAACACCGGCCACACGACGTTCTCGACGCTCCACGCCGACTCGGTCCAGACGGTCATCAACCGCCTGGAGAACGAACCCATCAACGTGCCACGACCGATGGTCCAGTCGCTCGACATCCTCTGTGTCCAGGTGCTCGCCCGGTCGGGCGATGAGCGCGTCCGGCGGGCCAAGACCATCGCCGAGATAGAGGGCATCGACCAGCGGACGGGCGAACTGGACTACTCGAACACCTACGCCTGGCAGTCGACCGGCGACGAGTTCAGTCGGTCGAACAGCGAGCTGCTCGACGAGATCCGCTCGGAACGGGGCTGGAGCCAGTCGGAGTTGCTCACGGAGCTGCAGAACCGCCGACGGTTCCTCGAGTACCTCCGCCGGGAGGGCATCTCCGACTACCGCCGGTTCACTGCGATGGTCAACAAGTACTACGCCGACGCCGAACAGGTCATGAAACGAATCGACGACGAGTCCCTCTGA
- a CDS encoding NAD-dependent deacylase produces the protein MTGDDVFDDVASTIRTADSTVALTGAGVSTASGIPSFRGEDGVWDEFDPMSFHRRRFDADPTGFWRDRLDLRRAIYADLDPAPNAAHEALVDLESDGRLEAVVTQNVDGLHHAAGTDRVVELHGTHRRVRCDDCGDRLPADEVFDRAADGELPPRCACGGVYRPDVVLFGESLPDEAMDAAQRLARESDVFLALGSSLSVRPASLLPRIATRAGSTLVVVNLDPTPRDDEATLVVRDDVTTVLPAVVRRLR, from the coding sequence GTGACCGGGGACGACGTATTCGACGACGTGGCCAGTACCATACGGACCGCCGACTCGACGGTCGCGCTGACCGGCGCGGGCGTCTCGACGGCGTCGGGCATCCCATCGTTCCGCGGCGAGGACGGGGTCTGGGACGAGTTCGACCCGATGTCCTTCCACCGCCGGCGGTTCGACGCCGACCCGACGGGGTTCTGGCGGGACAGACTGGACCTCCGCCGAGCGATCTACGCCGACCTCGACCCGGCCCCCAACGCGGCCCACGAGGCGCTCGTCGACCTCGAGTCAGACGGGCGACTCGAGGCCGTGGTTACGCAGAACGTCGACGGCCTCCACCACGCCGCCGGGACCGACCGGGTCGTCGAACTCCACGGCACGCACCGGCGTGTCCGGTGTGACGACTGTGGCGACCGGCTGCCAGCCGACGAGGTGTTCGACCGGGCCGCAGACGGTGAATTACCGCCACGGTGTGCCTGTGGCGGCGTCTACCGCCCCGACGTGGTCCTGTTCGGGGAGTCCCTGCCCGACGAGGCGATGGACGCCGCCCAGCGCCTCGCCCGGGAGAGCGACGTGTTCCTGGCACTCGGGTCCTCGCTCTCGGTGCGGCCCGCGTCGCTGCTCCCCCGGATTGCCACGCGGGCGGGGAGCACGCTCGTCGTCGTCAACCTCGACCCCACGCCCAGAGACGACGAGGCGACCCTCGTCGTCCGCGATGACGTCACGACCGTCCTGCCGGCCGTCGTCAGGCGTCTCCGGTAA